A genomic region of Colletotrichum destructivum chromosome 1, complete sequence contains the following coding sequences:
- a CDS encoding Putative magnesium transporter NIPA yields the protein MMLDEKYIGLGLAMASSLAIGISFVVTKKGLLQAEERHGFEGDGYVYLKSPVWWAGISTLVLGEVCNFAAYAFAPAILVTPLGALSVLIGAVLGSYFLKEELGVLGRLGSAICLIGAVIIVLHAPPDEDIKTIDQILHYAIQPGFLLYAFVVTAFAVFMIYKVAPVHGRKNPIIYLSICSTVGSISVMSVKAFGIALKLTFAGNNQFSHPSTYVFMILTTVCILTQMNYFNKALAQFPTNIVNPLYYVTFTTATLCASFILFGGFNTTDTVNTISLLCGFLVTFTGVYLLNLSRSDPNGHKMIAGRGGDDATGTDMISTIQTRLSMQARRSQDPHRLSIGSRHGDTTGLMRAYDEEAGAEFGLTDLAEESDDDNDHRRANGSANGHSKPYNETIELQNQRADR from the exons ATGATGCTGGACGAGAA ATACattggcctcggccttgcgATGGCGTCCAGCTTAGCCATTG GTATCAGTTTCGTTGTCACGAAAAAG GGTCTCTTGCAAGCAGAAGAACGCCATGGCTTTGAAGGCGACGGTTACGTTTACCTGAAGAGTCCAGTATGGTGGGCTGGTATTTCGACCT TGGTCCTTGGAGAAGTCTGCAACTTCGCCGCCTATGCATTTGCGCCCGCCATCCTTGTTACTCCTCTCGGAGCCTTGTCCGTCCTCATTGGAGCTGTTCTGGGATCATATTTCTTAAAGGAAGAGCTCGGCGTTCTGGGTCGCCTAGGTAGTGCGATTTGTCTtatcggcgccgtcatcattGTTCTCCATGCGCCCCCAGACGAAGACATTAAGACCATCGACCAGATCCTGCATTACGCAATACAGCCTG GCTTCTTGTTGTACGCATTTGTCGTCACTGCCTTCGCCGTCTTCATGATCTACAAGGTTGCGCCGGTTCACGGACGGAAGAACCCCATCATCTATCTCTCCATCTGTTCGACGGTCGGCTCAATCTCGGTTATGTCTGTCAAGGCCTTTGGCATCGCCCTAAAGCTCACGTTCGCCGGAAACAACCAGTTTAGCCACCCCTCGACTTACGTTTTCATGATCCTAACGACCGTTTGCATCCTGACTCAAATGAACTACTTTAACAAGGCACTTGCTCAGTTCCCCACAAATAT TGTCAACCCCCTTTACTACGTAACCTTCACGACGGCGACCCTTTGCGCGTCATTCATTCTGTTTGGCGGTTTCAACACCACCGATACCGTCAACACTATATCTCTTCTTTGCGGCTTCCTGGTCACCTTCACTGGTGTTTACCTGCTAAACCTTTCGAGATCCGACCCGAATGGACACAAGATGATTGCTGGCCGTGGCGGTGACGATGCAACCGGCACGGACATGATCTCAACGATCCAGACCCGCCTGAGCATGCAGGCCCGCCGAAGCCAAGACCCCCACCGATTGAGCATTGGTAGCCGCCATGGTGACACGACTGGCTTGATGAGGGCCtacgacgaagaggccggTGCCGAATTTGGTCTGACCGATCTGGCCGAGGAAAGCGATGACGACAATGACCACCGCAGAGCAAACGGATCCGCCAACGGCCACTCGAAACCATACAATGAGACAATCGAGCTCCAGAACCAGAGGGCCGACAGATGA
- a CDS encoding Putative small ribosomal subunit protein uS3 yields MAVPGTQISKRRKFVADGVFYAELNEFFQRELAEEGYSGVEVRVTPTVTDIIIRATHTQEVLGEQGRRIRELTSLIQKRFKFPENSVSLYAAKVQNRGLSAVAQCESLRYKLLNGLAVRRACYGVLRFIMESGAKGCEVVVSGKLRAARAKSMKFTDGFMIHSGQPAKDFIDSATRHVLLRQGVLGIKVKIMRGSDPEGKAGPQKTLPDAVSVLEPKEEQTVVQPMSQDYGAKAAQAQAAAEAQQAEQQAQEGGEEAEAQS; encoded by the exons ATGGCTGTTCCAGGCACTCAGAT CTCCAAGCGCAGAAAGTtcgtcgccgatggcgtcTTCTACGCCGAGCTCAACGAGTTCTTCCAgcgcgagctggccgaggagggctactcgggcgtcgaggtccgcGTCACCCCGACGGTAACCGACATCATTATCCGCGCCACCCACACTCAGGAGGTTCTCGGCGAGCAGGGCCGCCGCATCCGCGAGCTCACCTCGCTCATCCAGAAGCGCTTCAAGTTCCCCGAGAACTCGGTCTCTCTCTACGCCGCCAAGGTCCAGAACCGCGGTCTGTCCGCCGTCGCTCAGTGCGAGTCCCTCCGCTACAAGCTTCTCAACGGTctcgccgtccgccgcgccTGCTACGGTGTCCTTCGCTTCATCATGGAGTCTGGTGCTAAGGGTTGCGAGGTTGTCGTCTCCGGCAagctccgcgccgcccgtgCTAAGTCCATGAAGTTCACCGACGGTTTCATGATCCACTCCGGTCAGCCCGCTAAGGACTTCATCGACTCTGCCACCCGCCacgtcctcctccgccagggTGTCCTTGGTATCAAGGTCAAGATCATGCGCGGCTCTGACCCCGagggcaaggccggcccccAGAAGACCCTCCCTGATGCCGTCTCCGTTCTCGAGCCCAAGGAGGAGCAGACTGTCGTCCAGCCCATGTCCCAGGACTACggcgccaaggccgcccaggcccaggccgccgccgaggcgcaACAAGCggagcagcaggcccaggagggcggcgaggaggccgaggctcAGTCGTAG